From the Agromyces laixinhei genome, the window CGCTGGGCGGCCGAACGGGCGTCGACGCTCGGCAGTACGCTGCGCCTCGTGCATGTCATCGACGGGGCGCCCGCTGATCGCGAGGGCGCGGAGGCGACTTCAGGGGAGACACCCGGTGCAGCTGACGGGCGGTCGCGGGAGTGCCTCGACGAGGCCGGGGCCGTCGTCGCCGACGTCGACCCCGGCATCGAGACCGTCACGACGCTCGAACGCGGCAATGCCGTCGACGTGTTCGAACGCATCTCTGCCGAAGCCTCGATGCTCGTGGTCGGCAGCGATTGGCACGATGGGCGCCGGGCGAGCCGGCGCCGCGTACTGAGCCTCCGCATCGCGGCGGTGAGCCAGACGGCGGTCGCCGTCATCCCCGACTTGGAGCCGGTCGGCCGGCGAGGCGTCGTCGTGGGCGTCGACGGCTCGCACGCCTCCGACCACGCCCTCGCGTTCGCCGCTGACGAGGCCGAGCGCCTCGGTGAACCGCTCATCGCCGTGCACTCGTGGGATGTCGTCGCCATGGTCGGCGGTGAGTACGGCTACGGAGCGCCCCTCATCGCCACCGACGACCTCGCCCGAGCCGAGGCCGAGATCCTCGAGACGGCACTCGCGCCGGTCGTCGCCGCGCACTCCGGGCTCGAGGTGCAGCGCGTCGTCGTCGCGGGCGACCCGGTGAACGACCTCACCGAGGCCGCGATCGAGGCGCGCCTGCTCGTGGTCGGCAGCCACGGCCGCGGCGCGCTCGCGAGGTTCCTGCTGGGTTCCGTCAGCCAGGGCGTGCTCGCCGACCTCGTGGCGCCGACGGTCGTTCTCAGGTGACCCGCGACGCCACACACCTCGACGAGGCCGCGGCGACGGCACGCACGGCGAGGCGCCTCGACGGTGTGGACGCCGCGCGGGGGCTCGCCCTCATCGGCATGTTCGTTGCGCACGTCGCGCCCGCCGCGACATCCGCCGATCTGGAGTCGCTGATCTCGATCGCCGACGAACGGCCACGCCTGCTGTTCGCGCTCACCGCCGGCATGGCGTTGGCGTTCATCTCGGGCGGCACGCGGCCGATCGTCACC encodes:
- a CDS encoding universal stress protein, producing the protein MNEITVDEIAVGVSTGGSATMRAVRWAAERASTLGSTLRLVHVIDGAPADREGAEATSGETPGAADGRSRECLDEAGAVVADVDPGIETVTTLERGNAVDVFERISAEASMLVVGSDWHDGRRASRRRVLSLRIAAVSQTAVAVIPDLEPVGRRGVVVGVDGSHASDHALAFAADEAERLGEPLIAVHSWDVVAMVGGEYGYGAPLIATDDLARAEAEILETALAPVVAAHSGLEVQRVVVAGDPVNDLTEAAIEARLLVVGSHGRGALARFLLGSVSQGVLADLVAPTVVLR